The DNA region CAGCACCGCAGGCACCCGCAACTCACGGGCCAGAATCGCACAATGACTGGTCATGCTGCCCTGTTCAGTAACCAATGCCGCGGCTGTTTCAATCCAGGGCAACCAATCCAGGGGAATCGTCGGTGCAACCAACACAGTATGGGGGGAAATATCGGCTGGGATGCGATCGGAGGCAATCACGCTGGCCCTGGCAAAGACCTGGCCCCCGGATGCGGCCAATCCAGTGCCAATTAAAATCTGCTGATTGGCGGTGCGCTTATAGGGAGCCTGTCTGCTAGGGGGACTGCTTACCACGCGAGAGGAGCGGTTGTTCTGTCCGCTAACGCGTGTCTCTCGGTGATCTCCTGTGGGTAGAACGTGGGTGAGGTACAGTTGGCGAGTCCCATTAGCCTGCTGATACAACAGCCATCCCAGAGACAAATTGGCACCAAAATCGGCCATCACCTGTTGCACCAGATCCACAAGTTGTTCCAGGTCAATGGCTTGCAGGGTGTGTCGCTGTTGCTCCTCATCTGAGAGGGGAACCGCTGTTAGCAGAGACGTTGACTCGGCCAGGGGGGCAGCCAGATGATAGGCGATCGCTTTCCAGCCCAAGTGCTTCGCCTGCACCGTGCCCGTTTCCAGTTGAATCTGATAGGTGTCGGGAACCACTTCTCCCCGGTCGATCGCCATTCCCAACCCCGAAGTTGCCTGAATCTGCACCTGGGAGGGTGTGGTCATGGCTGTACCTGCCGCGATCGCATCTTGCATGGATTGCACCAGGACAGCCAATCGCACGTTTTGTAGGGGAATCTCCGATCGCTGCCAGTAAAACAAACTTTTAGCACTGAACAGATTGGCCCAAACGACTAGCAAGGCTTTTGCTAATGAGGGCAGGTTCGCCGCGCAAATCTCAGCGTTAAAGAGTCCTCCACCGCTGCCCGTGGCTAACCCAACATGGTCAGCAAGGGTGGATTGGGAAATGTGATTCACCAGCAGCGAAGGCCGTAGAATCAAGCCCGTCGCGGGTAATTCTGCCATCCTGATCTCCAGTTCCTGTAGCAGGGAATTGGGTAAGGGGGAGGTCGTGATGGAGTGACGTAGCTGAGTGGCGATCGCTTGCAGTTGCGCGGGATTGTCGATATCAACCCGCAGAGCAGAACTGGGAAAATCTGCAAACAACGGCTGCTCCCAGGCGATCGAGTGCAGAAAAGACCACAATACCTCTGCCGTAACCACAAATCCCGGCAGCACTGGATATCCCTTCTGCAAAAGCTGACTGAGATGGAATGCCTTGTATCCCACCGATGTTACAGAAGGCAAGGGAGCCTGATTCAGTGAGTAGAGGAGAGGATCCACAAAGGCGGATGTATAGATACGGCTCGATCTTAGCCGTCAATCGTTGAACAGGTGTTCCTTCCTCACAATAAATGAAGAATTATCACAAGTTTGGCTCAAGCCCTGGGCACACTTCGTTGGGGTTGGGGATTGGAAATTGGGGATTGAGTGTACTGCATGCGAGTGAGAAGCGCTAGCAATGAAAGGCTTGAAAAGATTACTGGATCGGGGACTGGGGGTGCTTTTGGAGTCGCCCTGTCCACTCTGTCAGCGATCGGCTCCGACTGAGATTTGCAACACCTGTCAGCGGCGGATTATGGCCTGCCAGGTGACACCAACCTGGGACAAAGTGGAGAACCTGCCAGTGTTTGCCTGGGGAGTATATAGTGGCGCGTTGAAGCAGGCGATCGCCGCTCTGAAATATGACAATCAACCTCATCTGGCTCATCCGCTGGGAGTCTGGATGGGAAATGCCTGGAATCAGACGCATCCTGTTTTGACTCCCGCGATCGTGGTTCCCATTCCCATGCACATCAGCAAACAGCGAGAACGAGGGTTTAATCAGGCGGCGTTACTGGCTCGCTCTTTTTGTCAGGCCACCCGCCTTCCCTTAAAAGCGGATGGCTTGGAACGACAGCGAGCAACAGCAGCCCAGTTCACACTGTCGAACCTGGAACGACAACAAAACTTGCAAGATGCTTTTTGCCTGGGTCGAGCCTTACTCCATCAGCGACCCTCTCAGCCTATTCTGCTGCTCGATGATATTTACACAACCGGGGCAACTGCTCAAGCCGCCGCCAAGACCCTCCGCGATCGTGGCTTTCAGGTGAGGGGCATTGTGGTGCTGGCCAGAGCAATGAGGATGGAAGGATGGAAGGGTGAGAGGGTGGGATGATGAGAAGGCGATCGCCTCATCGCCTCATCTTATCTTCTGTCATCCCATCATCTCATCATCGCTTCAGGTCGCCGCAGACCTTCCAACTGTTTGAGTTGTTGAGATTGTTCTTCTAAGCGGAAGGACAGGCGATCGCTCACCAATTCACACAGATCGAAAATAAACGGTTCGGCAATTTCGTAGTACACACTCACACCTTTGGGAGTACGAGACACGATTCCAGCCTGAGCCAGGATCTTCAGATGCTTGGAGACATTAGCCTGCCCCAACCCTGTTTCTTCCATAATTTCTGTCACATTCTTGGATCCCGATCGCAGGCAACAGAGTACCTGTAAACGGCTCAATTCAGACAGGACTTTGAAGTAATCGGCTACATGTGCCAGGGCAACGGGAGGTAGGGTCATAATTTTTTGAGGGTATTCTTAAGCATAATTCTTCATATATTCTAACAGTTGGAACATATTCTCATACAGTGATTTTTGTGTGCTTAGAACTTAGAGTTGGTTAAAAACTTCGAGTCCTTCACTTCTCTAGTACACTTGGGGCACGAAGAACTGTTCGTTGCGGGGTGCGCGTACGTAGTCTTCACAAATGATGCGGGGGGGAAGTTCCAGGGGCGGGGGCACCATATCTTCGTAGGGAACTTTGCTCAAGATGTGGTGGATGCAGTTGAGCCGTGCCCGTTTCTTATCATCAGCTTCGATCGTGAACCAGGGTGCCTCTGGAATATTGGTATGGGTAAACATTTCATCCTTGGCTT from Leptodesmis sichuanensis A121 includes:
- a CDS encoding ComF family protein; translation: MKGLKRLLDRGLGVLLESPCPLCQRSAPTEICNTCQRRIMACQVTPTWDKVENLPVFAWGVYSGALKQAIAALKYDNQPHLAHPLGVWMGNAWNQTHPVLTPAIVVPIPMHISKQRERGFNQAALLARSFCQATRLPLKADGLERQRATAAQFTLSNLERQQNLQDAFCLGRALLHQRPSQPILLLDDIYTTGATAQAAAKTLRDRGFQVRGIVVLARAMRMEGWKGERVG
- a CDS encoding ArsR/SmtB family transcription factor is translated as MTLPPVALAHVADYFKVLSELSRLQVLCCLRSGSKNVTEIMEETGLGQANVSKHLKILAQAGIVSRTPKGVSVYYEIAEPFIFDLCELVSDRLSFRLEEQSQQLKQLEGLRRPEAMMR
- a CDS encoding putative PEP-binding protein, coding for MPSVTSVGYKAFHLSQLLQKGYPVLPGFVVTAEVLWSFLHSIAWEQPLFADFPSSALRVDIDNPAQLQAIATQLRHSITTSPLPNSLLQELEIRMAELPATGLILRPSLLVNHISQSTLADHVGLATGSGGGLFNAEICAANLPSLAKALLVVWANLFSAKSLFYWQRSEIPLQNVRLAVLVQSMQDAIAAGTAMTTPSQVQIQATSGLGMAIDRGEVVPDTYQIQLETGTVQAKHLGWKAIAYHLAAPLAESTSLLTAVPLSDEEQQRHTLQAIDLEQLVDLVQQVMADFGANLSLGWLLYQQANGTRQLYLTHVLPTGDHRETRVSGQNNRSSRVVSSPPSRQAPYKRTANQQILIGTGLAASGGQVFARASVIASDRIPADISPHTVLVAPTIPLDWLPWIETAAALVTEQGSMTSHCAILARELRVPAVLGVPNVTQQIQSGELLWVDGDRGRIYRITKPTQNPVHSPLPTLSERTVHLEMALSLQQPLPQTVSRSPRRTQLMVNLSQPTRLEQIAALPVDGVGLLRSELLALSVLDAQSPDHWLQRHSQQEFIQQMAAAIQQFAQAFHPRPVFYRSLDLRPHEWHGAADQMPHSEASVLGLRGAFSYQLAPELFQLELAAIAQVQQAGYANVRLILPFVRAVEEFTVCRQYVEQAGLLQAPEFQLWIMAEVPAVLLLLPEFVEAGVQGISIGTNDLTQLLLGAHRDQPELASVFNERHPAVQRAIAYLIQQSRQLKIPCAICGEAPSRSPDLIKDLVEWGIDAISVVPDAVERTQAAIVQAEARVHYCL